Sequence from the Populus nigra chromosome 17, ddPopNigr1.1, whole genome shotgun sequence genome:
GTTTCTTAGTGTTTGAATGGCTTTAACAATGAATTCCGAGAAACCACAAGATTTGACCACATATTAATTAATCTTCCATGGCCACAAGAAAATTAATCCGTTATGGTGGACCAACGACATTGAGAGGGACTAGCTAGGGCCTTGGTTTCCAAATATAATCTTGTGGATAATGTTGTACGGTATCAACTTGCAGGTTGAAttgatcaaaaaataaaatttctggttgaagttttctcttttttatttaaaaaaaaatggagttaAAGGAGAAAATTGCAAGAAACCATTAGCATTATATTATTATCCATATAGGTTTTCAGGTgggttgatgtttttttttctttctcttttcacaAGAAGTAGCAGAGAGAGACTTTTCTTCCCTCTCTTGATTCATACGCTTCGATCTGGTCTATTTTCTGTCTTTGTGTTATCAATCTATGCTGCAGTTTTCCCATTGTTTCACTAGCTCCTCTGTTTTGTTTTACTGAAACTGTCAGTTTTTATCCTCTGTTTTCACCAGCTTCTTTAATGGTCACTATGGATCAGGTAATGGCAGGTGAGATACACACTGTGTTCCTTTGTCACATTGTGTATGAAGAGATGGCTGCAGGGAAGGAATGTTCTTCATCCATCGATCCTTCGTCacgaaagaaaataattattggcTATGTTAGTAACTTGTTAGGTTCCTCAAGAAATTTGTAGTGATACTTGTTAGGTTCTTTGATGTCGATAAGATTTGTAAAATCATGGATAAAATTGTTTGTGCAGTGTTGCCAAAcagtgtaaaatattttctttgacaAAGTCGAGTGCACAGGGACCCCATTGCCCACTACATTAACTACATGAGATAAGAAAAGTCATCCATAATTGTAGCCCTACCCCATGCACAGAGGAAAATATCATTTCACTTTTGAAGTTAAGAATTTTGGTCATGACAGCAAAGGAACTTGATGGGCGGTCAGGATTGATTGCTTGAATTTAAGAAATGTAAATTTGTCGTTCAGAGAAAGAGGTCCATGAGTCTCCACCCACTAGGCCAACCTTTTTAGTGGTTTACCTTCTACACTGAACGTTAGCTAGGAAGATCTGCATCATTTTCCTTATTTTCAGCCTTTACAGTAACAAAAAAATGGAAGCTCTTCTCTACCAATTCACCTTGCTCTCCAACCAAGCTTGCCAAGACAAAAACTACGATCCCTCCTCCACTGATGACCTAATGAAACTCTTTGAGATAGAGGCGTACAAGTCATGGGTAGCAATGGAACTCGAACAAGAAATGGAAGTCAAAGAAGCTGAAGTAGCTGTGCAACAAGCTGAGGATTATCTTGATTCAGACATGGAAAGTGCCATGGATGAATTTAGGAGGTTTGAAGTGGAAATGGAACGCATGGCGATGAGTGAACTGGAAAGTTTAGAAAGAACTGCTGAGAGTGCTAGGAAAATGGGAAACCTTTTGGAGAAAGCTGCTACTTTTGCTTCTAAGAAGTATATGGAGGCTGCACTTAATTCTGCCACTGCTTCCATGAAAACAGCTTGGAAGGGACTTTCCTCTAAAAAGGTTCATCCTTCATAAGAgacctcaatttttttcttcccatCCTTGAATATGCCCTCCTTTACCTTGTTCTAAAGAGCACATGTATGGAGCTCTTTTTTCCCTGTAATTGGGACTATGAATTTCCAGCCACATGATGAATCTATCTATAATAAATTCCTAGCATGTAAAAGTAATCGTCCATATTTACCTGAGATTAAGTGTTGATGGATAAAATGTAAGCAACATGAGTAGCTTTGGGGTTACTGAAGCCTTGCCATCATGTCTTTTTTGGATAAAGTCTTTTGCATTGAAATCGTAGTATAAACAAAATTTCCCTTGCTTTTGGAGGGCgtaaatgcaaaaatttcagaCGAATTTCAGAATTCGGCAGCCCATTCCTCAAACAATCTGTGATTCTACATCCAACTCCACATTCAGTTCAGCATATTAACTCACAGCAGCATATCTTTAAGATTACCACTGGGAAACTGGTGTAAGATGCaaagattttaattaagaaCTTCAAGTGTTCTATGAATAAGCATTTATAAGTGTTTCTGCTACATAGCTTTGCAAGCCAGAAACAACACGGTGAtagcattattatttttctcaaatgcTGAGAAAGTGGCATCAAAGGTGAGAAAACGCCAGTAAAAACGTTCAGTAACTCTGAGATTTAATAGAGTCAAAATAGGAATCGACTACCAGCACTGTTAACATGCTGGTACGAATGACCGTCAGGCGAATAATGAGGTTATGGTCCCAGCAAGTGAAGCAAGTCAGACACCTGGCTTGTATAATAATCTGGCTGGACACTGTTTGATGGATCTTGAAGAGTGGTTTGAGTTGTTACGCCTGCAAGTTTCAGCAGTAGCATGTTTTGAGTTAACATTCTATTTCGGAAAAGAGGAACTGCAGAAACAAGAGAAATTAGTCTACCTGAAAGAACCAGGAGAGTTTTGCAGCCAGCATTTTGTCCAAATAATATATCAGTATCTAATCTATCACCCACCATACACATTTTGGAGGTATTGATGAGAAACCTACAAAACAGAAGACGCACTATGCATatcatttacaaaatatttcTGGAAATAGGAGAGTAAAAATTGTTACTTAGTCTGTAATGATGTCATAGCATGAAATGGGGATCCATCGTTATGTTGCTGACTTATAGTATTTCCAGTACATCAAGGAGTTAGTTTAGACCTATGATTCTATATGGGGTTATAACCCTAGTGAGTTGTGTCTCCCATCTTTTGAGGCATCCAGACCCCCAAATAGGTGATGCATCTGTGTGATTGCCAATCTAAAGAAGCTAAAGGGTGAAGAAGAATAATGTGCAGAAGTATCCCATAAACTTACTTTTGTAATAAGAAGTCCATCATAAATGTTGATGGCTTTCCAACTACAATAGGCTCTCTTTCTGTTGAACCGCACATTGCAGCAACCATACTGCCCGCACCTGAAAACCCAGAACCAAAATTAAAGAGGCGAAACTGCAAGGCACATGATCTTACAATATAAGCTCTAATAGCTTACCAGGCCACTCCTGTAAATCAGTCATATGTCCCACCGCATCACGATTCGTAGCAATAAAAAGGCAACCAGGATTCTCACGTATGCATAAGGTTCCATACCTGCCAATTCAATATTTATCTTGAAACAATAAGGATGTAGTTTAATAAAACTCTTACTTATTGGTATTTTGCTATCTCTCAACTAAGAGGTTTCTTGTAGAATCAATTCCAGAACAACGTAAATGTGACAAAGATTTTGTATTGAAttgtcatttcattttttaacaaaGGAAATACCTAAGACCTATACCGACCTTGGCAGCTTAGCTAATGATCAATTTGCAGGAAGTGTTTTTATCCTTGAATATGAGAGAAGTTGACAAGTGAATTCATGCTCTGTTGTTGCCTTCAGATATCAATTTCAAATTGTTGTAAGGGCATCTTGTTCTAATTAAATTTGTAAAGAACATGACAGAGAATCACAAGGTAGTTAATTTAACATGGTAGATGAGGGGTTGTAGTATTTAGAATCTCGTACTGAAGCTTGTAATAGTTGATGCGTGGGTCTATTCCAACCACAACCGCTCCAACCTGAAACAGGAGTTGCACCATTACAAAACTCATACAGGCAAAACGaactaaactaaataaagaAATTGCAGGCAAGATGTTACTTTACACTCTTATCATGTTCAAAGAGGGAATTCGGTTTCAGCTCTACTCGTTTTTCACCATCTTCCTGAAATAAATCAGTGgcaaaatattgtttaaaacaAGAGCAAATGGTAAATtgtggttctggttaaagaaaAGACAAAGTTAAAAGGGTCGCTCCCTTCAAGACTAAATGTAAGCTATAAGGAAGTAACAGCAAAGACAAGATGGCTAACACTTCTATGTTAGATAAGAGGATGAACATCTGCAATGGCAAGGGATAGAACAATGTTGAAGATAAAAGTGTGGTAAGTGAACCATCTATGAGGAAAAAAAGGTAAGCCTCCTTCCAACAAGGAGAAGGTACCTTCAAAATTTTTATAGATGGTGGAAAAATTATGTCATCATTTTCAAGGAACCTAATAGTTCCTCATTGTTCTTTTGGTGAGGAAGGTTGGGTTATGTGAACTCTTTTGTTATGCTACTATTCTCCAGCATAAGATAAGTAGCTAACCACACAAGAATATAGCTTGTTCACTCTGCTGATAAGAAAACTCAGAGAGAAAGTGAAGAAGGGAAGGAGAAAGATGGTTACAAATTATACAAAGCAAATTCTAATAGAAATGATAAAAGGCTGAGAGCATGTATGCAGCCCACTGTTAAGAGACAATAGAGAGAAGCAACTTCAATGATGAAACAGTGTTTAAAAGACCACTGAGTTGTGTGTAAGATGaactttttgttcaatttcaaacaTTAGTGTTATGCTAGATGACAGCCCAAGAATGGAAAGATGTATTGAAATCAATAGCGAATATTTCGAGGACTTACAGGGCCACCAAGACCTGTATAACCAGCGAGCTGTAGCTCTTCCAATATACCTTCCCCGCCTATCACATAAACCTGTAAAAAGAACAGATGAGTAACTGCATACACAAAGCTAACTGTGCTAATTAAACACAAGAAATCATCTGTACAGCAATTTGTTATCATCCAATCAAACACAGTTTCAAAGAAAGATGCAAACCCATTGACTGGGTCGTGTAAAAATTGTGATAGCACCAACACCGAAACATTACCAGTATTAACACAATTTAAAGTCAATCCTATGAGCCAGCGAAGAATTTGTGCAGGCATAAATCAAGAACTGAAAACGTGATCAAAAGGGTGTCTAAAAGTAGCATCAAACCTTCTTTTCCTGAGGAAAGTTATTGACTTTTAAGTACATCGCCGCCGCGAAAGAGGAGGAGAATATCTCATCCTACAATCAttccaaaaatcaaaatacacagCAAGAAAGAGACTTAAACACAACTGTTATCAACAAAATGCCATAGAAACAGACCTCAGCAACAGAGATTCCAAGTGAATGGAACTTCTTGGCATATTGGATTCTTGATTTTAATGAATTGTTGGTCACAAAAACAAGTTTCTTTCCCTTAGAACGAAGCCAGTCCAATGTTTGAGAGACCCCGTCAATGAGTTTATCTCCTTTCCAAATAACACCTACATACATTATTAATCTCACAGATTCAAAATCAAGACAAAATCTGCTATCATAATCACCATTTcttgctaaaaaaaatgaaaataaaacattttttaaattgaagagaaaaaaggacTTCATTTACCATCACAGTCAAAGAGAAAGGCTTCAACAGAGTCAAAGAGGGACCTGATGTTCTGAGTTGAGAGAAGCTGAGCAGCTCTTTTTGCAGTGTTCATTCTATGAAGTTTGCAGCAGGAGCAGCAGCAGACAGAAGAGGAAGAGTAGATGTTGCAGCTTTGGAATGTGATGCTTGGAAGCCACTTTCGTGTTCCATTTTTTTTGGTGGAGTTGTGAGACTTTGACAATTGGCAGCAAGTGGTTGGATGATGGAAGTAAAGCATTCGAGTGGGTCAAACCACAAGCCTATTAGCCCAAGCCATGTAGACATCTTGCTGGCCCAAAATGTAAAGCCGAATCCACATGGAGCTAGCCCAGATGAAAATCCAATATACTCTAGGTCTAGCATTAGGATGGCAATAGAATAATAGTTATAAAATGTTtatgaatgataaaaaatgatttttcatccCTCACaaacaagtttattttaaatgtttgtgATTATTTACCAGCCTGGAGGTAGCAATCGAATCGTTAAATCAACAATTACAATATGTTTTCCAGGGAAGCTGAACCGAGGACCCTGATTTCTGCATACGAATTCTTTTATTGCGGTTCTCCCTGACCATCTCCACCCCCTAAATGGCAAGCCAATTTATATAGGACAATTCATATTTTCCACATTGGAGATGTATCAATCAGATTTATTATCTGGCGTTCGACCATTGAATTTACTCAGGTTGCGTGTGCATTGGTCATGGCGGGTGAGAATCTAGACAACCATGTTGATGTAAAGAACATTCTTGTTGAGATGGGAACCTACTTCCAAGTACAGGTAAATTacgttctttctttttttcttttaattttggctGCAAcgtatctttcttttttcagatAGAGTACTTCATGCACATCATCACCTTTTTATGTTTCTTGTGCAGGATGATTGATTGGATTGCTTTGGTGATCCAGATATAATTGGTAAGGTGAGCTCATATTATGGATAAGAGATGTTGTAATGAACAAAATCCAGTGaggaaatgaagaaaagaagaagaagaagaagaagaagaagaaagaacaggTAATCTTTTTATCTAATTGACTGCAGCTCTTATAGATATTGTTTTCTGCTATCAGATAGGAACAGATATTGAAGATTTTAAGTGCTCTTGGTTGGTTGTGAAGGCTACGGAGATTTGCAATGAAGAGCAAAAGAAACTGTTACATGTAGGAGTAGAGTATTGCTCTATTCACTTTGCTATTTTCTGATGAAAACTTTGGAAGTGAGGTAAGGTTTGTCTATTGATTGTGTTATGTCCTTCCACTTCCAGGAAAACCATGGGAAACTTGACCCAGCAAATGCAGCACAAGTGAAGGCCCTCTATAATGATCTGAACCTTCAGGTTTGAACTTGATATCAAGTAGAAAGTGCTTAAAATTTTCCAAACGATAGCATATACTACTGTACAAGTGTTTTGCTTTGCATGGATGTGTAAAGATGAAGCTTTCCTTTTATGAGTTGTTCGGCAAACTTGTTCGGATATACAGACATTATGGTATTCTGTCCTTGAGTTTTCCTTTCTCTTATAGATAATAATCTCATATTTTGACTGTATAGGGTGTATTTGCTGACTACGAGAGCAAAACCTATGAGAAGCTGATAACTTCTATTGAAGATCATCCTAGCAAAGCAGTGTTGAAGTCCTTCTCGGCTAAAATTTACCAGAGGCAGAAATAGAGAACCATCAGCAGAAGACTGGATGATGCCTAACAATGCAAggctttttactttttttccccCAAAATTGTATTTGTAGTTTCCTAATTGAGGATGATTGTTCTTCTTGTATCCCATCCCTCAAACCATCTTGGTATTGTTGGTGCTTACCTATCATTGAATAAACAATGGTCATCATTAACAAGAATGAAGCTGTTTGACATATCTAATTTTGCAGGGAATTTGGCTCCATTTGTTTTTGCAATGCAATCGGCATCTTGTCCTAACCGAGTATTTGAAAGTGTTTAGTTAGTCAACATATATGCAGCAATCTTAATTAAGAAAAGTCCACAATTTATAtcctttttaaatttactttcaaACCGTAATTGCAAAAGCTACCTTTATCTTAGATTCCATATGTGATCATTAACCGTGTACAGTTCGATGAAAACTGCAATTTCAATTCATGAACTGGTAGcagttaatttatttgttttcctgCTGAATTCGAGTCAATTTTCTTACCTTCAATGGTTGGAAAGCTGTGTTAATGGCTCATACTCTTTCAGCTAAACCCATTGAACTATTTCTAATTTGGCTGAAATCATATAATATAGGGTTCAGTTGACTCAATTAATAGCACATAACTAAACAAGAGGGTTCAATTACCTTGACGAAGGATATGCTTCAACTTGACCTGCGAAGATCTAGCACGCATCCTCTGCACTTCAAGGGCCCAACACTGTAGAAAGTAAGTGCTTTTTCAGAATCCCGTCTGCCAAGCCATCTGGATCCCATCCCTTAGAACTTGAAGCTCAACATTCAAGCGACGTCCAGACAAGGGAACAAAAAAGACAATGAGtctcaaacaaaaataagatcAACTGCTGTAAACACTGATACCAGCTTTTCAAAAACTAACATGTGGTGTGTTCCTCAACTTGGTCCTATGAATCACTCTTCTGGCTTGTAGACACGCCAAGAAATCTTCAGCAAACTCTTCTACTCTAGCACGAGTCTTACCTTCAAAAAATCATCCTCTTCATCATCATGGACTTcctttttcattattgtttttcaagaaaGATTGCGAGAGGCATAGGATTGCAAAAACCTTCAAGGAGCAACTTATCTAATAGTCTACTTGTTTCACTATCACAACAACTTGACTGTGTCTTCTTTAACTTATCCTGATAATCATGATGATTAACATGGCCCATGCATGTTCAAAGTCTTGAAAGAATACTAGCTTTCCTGTGACAATATTCAAGATCGCAATTGCCATCCATACTCGAATTCATAATATGCTTCCTTGTTAATTAAGAGAAACAACTAGCTAGAGAGAAATTAAGAAGGTTAAAATAATCAACATCTAATCTATCTCTCCCGCTTCCATCATCAACGTTGTTGTTGTTAGCAAGAGAAGAAGATGATACATTTTTCAGTTCTTGGAATCTTGATGGTGaagttagataatatttttttttattatctagcTTTTATTCCTTCAAAATTAACACATCATTAATAATGAAATCCAGGTTTGAGGGTTTTGGGGGTGTTTGGTACaatttatgcttttattttaagtattttttaaaagtgattttgacttaaaaaatattaaattgatgtttttattatttttttatggttgtaatttggtgatgttaaaaataaaaaaaatatttttaatatattttcaagtggaaagttatttttaaaaatgttttgcaccataatttcaaaatcaataaaaataaaatggatgataaaataaaatcccattaattatattaataatagaaTTATTCAAGTAATCAACATCAATAGTATTATTAGATAGCATATACGTATAAAATCGACCACAGAAAGTTGAATGTGGAGAAGGGCTATACCAGCATGAATTGACGGTGCTTAACCCTTATCATTGACTGAGTGCTTTGACCCTAATGATAGGCTAACTTTCTTTGACTTTCTTGGAATTCtaacatagtaaaaaataattttaataaaataacacagtggtgataaataaaaaattctagatATTACAATAccaataatatcattaaaaaattcttgacaagataaatccaataaaataaactacaaataataaataaaatagatcatatgaaCCGTTCAAAAGTGTCGAGACTCATTTGTCCACTCTAGTCACCATTAGtgatatcttttaatattattggaTCATTCTCGTCAAGATCTTTCTAACGATACTAGAGATGTTGTCACTGGTGTTTTAATATATCTCCggggttttttctctttttctttctctacttttttttaattaaattttttatttaataatttaataattttaaaaaatcggATCATATAAATCACgaattataaatatcatttataaCTCTTTAAACTGTGCTATTTCtctgaatttttatattatgttattttatcaaattgttCTTACTCAACTTTATGTTTATCGCTCAGTGGTCTGATCAAATGTGGctgccatttttattttattttcttcaatggGAGAAGACACCAACCGGAAGTAGAATACATGATGCACCCATTTACTTGCagttctttaattattattattattattattattattattctgttTGAAAAAGTCTatgagcttttaattttttatttacacacACTTTTCCTTCCAAATTAGCTCATCAATGACCAACCAAATATTATTAGTTAAGATGCCAAGACCAAGGTACTATTAGTAGCCTTttgtttttaggtatttttaataaatatattagtgttttttttaatgattttgatgtattaatcttaaaagtaaaaaaatcttaaaagaattattttaatatatttttaaataaaaacttttttaaaaaaaccttatattACAATATCATATAGACATTAAGACACTATTAAAGAGTGTGGTTGGAATCCACTTTgccaaaatttcatttttttttaaaaaaagctttaaattaatatttttttgattattttaatgtgttgatatcaagaataaaaaaattattattttgatgtattttcaaataaaaatactttgaaaaacacatTGCACTACAATCTCAAACACTACCTAAATAGGTTTGGTATTATGGTAGTTTTTGTAATtactatcttaaaaaatattaaaaaaaaatttttagttGGGGTTTTAAGAATatgtgtttgattaaaactgtTGTGAGATagatttatacataaaaaataaatgaaaaacaagtcttcatgaataaaaatcaatcatctTAACTTctacaaaatcaagatttatagAAATTATTTGACAAAccacataatttttctttgtgaTTTGACAAAAACAGGAGCTAAtacaatatcaatttttttaaaaaaataaactaaatgcaTCATTAAAATcgttttaagaataaaatttaactcaatttaaaaatacttttgattatatatatattagatgcaATTCTACATTCTCATTGTTATCTCAagtttaaatatgaaaaaaattcataaacatattattttaagtgtAAATAACTTGTGAAAACTAAATATGAGAAAAACATTACAATTAATACTCTAAACATTATTACTAGCAATGTCTGTTGATTAATTAAAGAAAGTCAACCCCTCGATCTTTAACAAAATCCTTGattgtttcaaaaaataaataaattagtcagataattatttttatgatccaactttattttatatatatatataatattataaactatATGATAAAAGAAATGGTGAGTCAATGTGATCCACCTTATGATAAAGGCCAGTCCTTGAAGTTAAAAGTCAAATATCATACGCGCAATCttacaataatttaataataagtaGTTAAGTCTTTAAAGGCAGACAAAGAAAGTCTtcgtctttcttcttcttcttttttgttttttttaaaaaaacatttccctTTAAcgatcttcttctttctttaattttccttttgggGTTTATCTTTCTTgccaaaataaataatcttttgcttatttcaattcatttttctcTCCGTTTTTTTTTTCGCCAttgtttgtttctgttttttttttgttcattttaattACCCTTTTAATCTCCTTGATTTctggttttatttttgttcattttaattATCCTGCCAATCACATTGATTTCTCTTTGTTTCCTTATCAGATCATGGTTATCACAAgatttcttgaatttctttttctttaagaaaactTTCAGTCTTGATACAGTTTGCCATGTTACTTTGGAAAACAATCCAAGAAGAACCTTTTTGAAGTTTATCAATTTCGCTTCATGTAACAGCTTTTTAAGGATTTCACGTTAAAAAGATTTTGGGTTTTGTCTAAAGTTTGCTGTGGAACTTGTTTGTTGGTTCTTTCAAATAAGAAGCTCCAAGAAAGACTTGTTCGTGGTGGTGATATTGTATTTTTGGTGCAAAATATTAGTGGGTTTGATCCAGTTTTGAGTAAAGCTTAAGCCTTTTGGTTGTATACTATGGGAGGATTGAGGCTTTTTGTTCGTGTGATAGAGGCAAGGAATTTGCCACCAACGGATCCAAATGGGCTAAGTGATCCATATGCCAAGTTGCGGTTAGGGAAGCAGAAGTGTAAGACCAAAGTGGTGAAGAAGAACTTGAACCCAAGTTGGGAAGAGGAGTTCAGTTTTAAAGTGGAGGACTTGAATGAGGATCTTGTAGTGGGTGTATTAGATGAAGACAAGTTCTTTAATGACGATTTTGTTGGGCTGATTAAGGTTCCTGTATCGCGAGTTTTTGATGCGGAAGATAAGTCTCTTGGCACTGCTTGGTACTCTCTGCAACCCAAAAACAAGAAGTCCAAGATCAAGGAATGTggtatgttttgattttctagTAAAACTAAAgtcttgcttcttttttttttccagcaattATGTGGTTGCCTTTTTTAAAGTGTATGATTTGTGAAAGCTATTtagtcttcttttagtattaaTGCTTAGGTTGGATGTTGGTGGTTTCCATCTTAATCTGCTGTCCTTTGCTAAGACTGAATCCTGTTTGATGTTAGAGTTTTGATTGAGTTGTGTGCGTGCttgattctgatttttttttataacctagTATAAGATCTGGCTTTGTGATACACTTTATAGTTTACATTGTGCATTGCTTTCTCTAAATTGTTGTCCTGGCACAGTTGATGTATGACATTACTGATTGGAATTTCCATACTTCATCTTTTGTTTCTCCAACAGGTGAAATTCTTTTAAGTATATGTGTTTCTCAATCTTTTCCTGACTTGAACTGCGATGGTGTGAGGAAGAATGTGGACATAATGCAATCTCCGTCTAGGTCATTTAATGGGATGACCAACTCTTCTTCAGCTAGATCAGAAGAAACTGCTTCCTCTAAAGAAGACAAGTTTTTTGCTCAGAAAAATTTAGCTGGGAGAATTGCtcaaatatttaacaaaaattcaGATGCGATTTCAGCCACTACAAGTAGAAGCACTGAAATTTCAGAGCAATCAGAAACCGATGGATCTGAGGTTTGTGATGAGAAGGCTGAGGATCAGTCCTCTTCTGGCAACTTTGAAGAACTTATGAAAGAGATGAAATCTAGAGATGTAGGAAGTGAAGTTCCAAAGAACCTACCAGGAGGAGTCCTTGTAGATCAATCGTATTTGATTGCAACCCCAGATTTAAACTCTCTTTTGTTTTCACCTGATTCGAGTTTTGCCAGATCATTGTCAGACTTCCTGGGAAATTCAGAACagcaatttggtccttggaaaTTTGAGAATGGTAGTGGGAGCTTGAAAAGAGTAATTACTTATGTTAGGGCACCATCCAAGTTAGTTGGTGCTGTGAAAGCTAGTGAGGACCAGATTTATGTGAAAGTAGATGGGAAGACATTTGCTATTTTGAATTGTGTGAGCACTCCGGATGTTATGTATGGGAGCACCTTTAAAGTCGAATTGCTTTACTACATTACACCTGGTCCTGAGTTGCCATCAGGAGAGGAAACTTCACATTTGGTTATATCCTGGCGCATGAATTTTTTACAGAGTACCATGTTTAAAAGCATGATAGAAAATGGAGCCCGTGCAGGTCTAAAGGACAGTTTTGAGCAATTTTCAACGTTTTTATCTCAAACTGTTAAGCCAGTTGATTTGAAGGACATGGGATCTAGTAAGGAACAGGTTCTGGCTTCATTGAAGGCAGAACCCCAATCAGACAGGAAGCTGGCTGTACAGTATTTTGCTAACTTTACTGTAGTTTCTGCGTTTTTTATGGGACTGTATGTGTTTGTGCACATCTGGCTAGCTGCACCAAGTGCAATTCAAGGGCTCGAGTTTCTCGGGCTTGACTTGCCAGATTCAATTGGTGAAGTCCTTGTATGTAGTGTCCTGGCTCTTCAGTGTGAAAGGGTGTTAGGGTTACTTTCACGCTTCATGCAGGCTAGAGCTCAAAAGGGTAATATTCAAACTCGTTTCTGCATGTCTTAATAAACTACTAATAACTATGCAATTCTATTTTTTGTCTTTGGCTGAATGCCTGAGGTATCTGTATATTGTTTAACTATTGTTTGTTTTGAGCACCAATTAGTTAATTGAACTTTATATTGTTAGTGTTGCTGATGCTTGACCTTTTCTTCTGTATCCAATTATAGGCACTGATCATGGAGTCAAAGCACAAGGAGATGGCTGGCTGCTTACAGTTGCCTTGATCGAGGGAAGTCATTTGCCTACTGTTGATTCAAGCGGCTTCTGTGACCCATACGTGGTA
This genomic interval carries:
- the LOC133677369 gene encoding uncharacterized protein LOC133677369; amino-acid sequence: MEALLYQFTLLSNQACQDKNYDPSSTDDLMKLFEIEAYKSWVAMELEQEMEVKEAEVAVQQAEDYLDSDMESAMDEFRRFEVEMERMAMSELESLERTAESARKMGNLLEKAATFASKKYMEAALNSATASMKTAWKGLSSKKVHPS
- the LOC133677368 gene encoding phosphoglycolate phosphatase 2 gives rise to the protein MNTAKRAAQLLSTQNIRSLFDSVEAFLFDCDGVIWKGDKLIDGVSQTLDWLRSKGKKLVFVTNNSLKSRIQYAKKFHSLGISVAEDEIFSSSFAAAMYLKVNNFPQEKKVYVIGGEGILEELQLAGYTGLGGPEDGEKRVELKPNSLFEHDKSVGAVVVGIDPRINYYKLQYGTLCIRENPGCLFIATNRDAVGHMTDLQEWPGAGSMVAAMCGSTEREPIVVGKPSTFMMDFLLQKFLINTSKMCMVGDRLDTDILFGQNAGCKTLLVLSGVTTQTTLQDPSNSVQPDYYTSQVSDLLHLLGP
- the LOC133677290 gene encoding C2 and GRAM domain-containing protein At1g03370-like: MGGLRLFVRVIEARNLPPTDPNGLSDPYAKLRLGKQKCKTKVVKKNLNPSWEEEFSFKVEDLNEDLVVGVLDEDKFFNDDFVGLIKVPVSRVFDAEDKSLGTAWYSLQPKNKKSKIKECGEILLSICVSQSFPDLNCDGVRKNVDIMQSPSRSFNGMTNSSSARSEETASSKEDKFFAQKNLAGRIAQIFNKNSDAISATTSRSTEISEQSETDGSEVCDEKAEDQSSSGNFEELMKEMKSRDVGSEVPKNLPGGVLVDQSYLIATPDLNSLLFSPDSSFARSLSDFLGNSEQQFGPWKFENGSGSLKRVITYVRAPSKLVGAVKASEDQIYVKVDGKTFAILNCVSTPDVMYGSTFKVELLYYITPGPELPSGEETSHLVISWRMNFLQSTMFKSMIENGARAGLKDSFEQFSTFLSQTVKPVDLKDMGSSKEQVLASLKAEPQSDRKLAVQYFANFTVVSAFFMGLYVFVHIWLAAPSAIQGLEFLGLDLPDSIGEVLVCSVLALQCERVLGLLSRFMQARAQKGTDHGVKAQGDGWLLTVALIEGSHLPTVDSSGFCDPYVVFTCNGKTKTSSIKFQKSDPLWNEIFEFDAMDDPPSVLDVDVYDFDGPFDEAVSLGHTEINFVKSNLSDLADVWVPLQGKLAQACQSKLHLRIFLNNTRGSNVVKEYLSKMEKEVGKKINVRSPQTNSAFQKVFGLPPEEFLINDFTCHLKRKMPLQGRLFLSARIIGFYANLFRQKTKFFFLWEDIEDIQIYTPTLSSMGSPVIVITLRQGRGMDARHGAKNIDDEGRLKFHFQSFVSFNVAHRTIMALWKARSLSLEQKVQIVEEDSETKILQTEESGSFLGLEDVSMSEVYAASFSVPTNFVMEMFGGGELDRKVMEKAGCLGYSYTQWESVKTDVHERQIYYRFDKRISRFGGEVTSTQQKYLLSDRKGWLVEEVMTLHGVPLGDYFNLHLRYQVEDFPSRLKGCHVRVSIGIAWLKSTRHQKRISKNILSNLQDRLKVIFSLVEKEFVNR